One Actinomycetota bacterium genomic region harbors:
- a CDS encoding methylmalonyl-CoA mutase family protein, protein MHVPVNPVRFVTAGSLFDGHDAAINIMRRLLQSQGAEVVHLGHDRSVDEVVTAVVQEDVQGVAISSYQGGHIEYFTYLVERLRQMGAGHVKVYGGGGGVIVPSEIELLARAGVRIFSPQDGQLLGLPGMINQLIAECDTNLSTSRVEVDSVISGSATALGRAITVLQASADPELAHKVHAAARQTSIPVLGITGTGGSGKSSLTDELVRRLRRDSQDQLRIAVLAIDPTRQRGGGALLGDRIRMNSIDPSVVFFRSLATRQAGRQIPESLDDVIAACKAAGFDLVVVETPGIGQGDASIVPHVDISLYVMTPEYGAASQLEKIDMLDYADIVAVNKYERRGAEDARRDVARQMIRNKGAFGTAWEQMPVFGTSAARFNDDGVSALYHCLKSSLIEKGLQSFDGVLPIVEGHTSTRLAAILPPGREHYLAEIAETVRDYHKETARQAEIARQLQQLDATSAMLENAGQASAVQTVDNLREGLAHELDPEVRTLLDSWPQIQESYAGNDLAYVVRGREIQTALTHTTPSGSSIRRVSLPRLTDHGELVGYLRAENLPGYFPYTAGVFPFKRTEETPTRMFAGEGDPARTNRRFHLLSAGQPATRLSTAFDSVTLYGCNPGSAPDVYGKVGTSGVSVATLDDIKELYAGFDLCSPSTSVSMTINGPAPTILAMYLNAAIDQQLDSFRDLNCREPDADEAAALRASALSTARGTVQADILKEDQGQNTCIFSTEFSLRCMADIQQWFIDHQVRNFYSVSISGYHIAEAGANPLSQLAFTLANGFTYVESYLARGMAIDDFAPSLSFFFSNGMDAEYTVLGRVARRIWAIALRDRYGASDLAQKLKYHVQTSGRSLHAQEMDFNDIRTTLQALCALNDNANSLHTNAYDEAITTPSAQSVRRALAIQMIIDKEWGLSMNENPLQGAYIVEELTELVEAAVLLEFERISDRGGVLGAMETGYQRGRIQDESMLYEHRKHDGSLPIIGVNTFLNDEIGQEDVVTELARGTEEEKQSQLRRLDQFHDRHRDDAQAALARLKATATEGGNVFEGLMDAVRYCSLGQISEAFFEVGGKYRRSV, encoded by the coding sequence GTGCACGTGCCCGTCAACCCCGTGCGATTCGTGACCGCTGGAAGCTTGTTCGATGGTCATGATGCCGCGATCAACATCATGCGCAGACTCCTCCAATCACAAGGTGCCGAAGTTGTCCATCTCGGTCATGACCGATCCGTGGACGAGGTCGTTACGGCGGTTGTGCAGGAGGACGTGCAGGGAGTGGCGATTTCGTCCTACCAGGGCGGGCACATCGAGTACTTCACCTATTTGGTCGAGCGCCTACGCCAGATGGGTGCTGGGCATGTCAAGGTGTACGGAGGCGGCGGCGGTGTCATCGTTCCCTCGGAAATCGAGCTGCTAGCCAGGGCCGGCGTTCGCATCTTCAGCCCGCAAGACGGTCAACTGCTTGGCCTGCCAGGCATGATCAATCAACTCATCGCGGAGTGCGACACCAACCTCAGCACCAGCCGCGTTGAAGTCGACTCCGTGATCTCAGGCTCTGCCACCGCACTCGGCCGCGCCATCACCGTCCTGCAGGCCAGCGCCGACCCCGAACTCGCACACAAGGTTCATGCGGCGGCGCGGCAGACATCAATCCCTGTTCTAGGCATCACTGGCACGGGCGGTTCTGGCAAGTCGTCACTGACCGACGAGCTCGTTCGTCGCCTGCGCCGAGACAGCCAGGACCAATTGCGCATAGCCGTGCTTGCCATCGACCCGACGCGGCAGCGAGGCGGCGGCGCATTACTGGGCGACCGCATCCGCATGAACAGCATCGATCCCAGCGTTGTCTTCTTCCGTTCGCTGGCCACCCGGCAAGCAGGACGCCAGATCCCCGAATCCCTGGACGACGTCATTGCCGCGTGCAAGGCGGCCGGGTTCGACCTGGTCGTCGTCGAGACCCCCGGAATCGGTCAGGGAGATGCGTCCATCGTGCCCCACGTCGATATCAGCCTGTACGTCATGACACCTGAATATGGCGCAGCATCTCAGCTGGAAAAGATCGACATGCTCGACTACGCCGACATCGTCGCGGTGAACAAGTACGAGCGCAGAGGTGCCGAAGATGCACGCCGCGACGTCGCCCGGCAGATGATCCGCAACAAGGGCGCTTTCGGTACCGCTTGGGAACAGATGCCGGTATTTGGCACAAGCGCGGCACGCTTCAATGACGATGGAGTCTCGGCGCTGTACCACTGCCTGAAGTCCTCGCTGATCGAGAAGGGACTCCAGTCATTCGATGGCGTGCTGCCCATTGTCGAGGGGCACACGTCCACTCGGCTTGCCGCGATACTGCCACCAGGCCGCGAGCACTATCTGGCCGAGATCGCCGAGACTGTCCGTGACTACCACAAGGAGACGGCTCGACAGGCAGAAATCGCACGACAGCTTCAACAGCTCGATGCCACCTCTGCCATGCTGGAAAATGCTGGACAGGCAAGCGCTGTCCAGACAGTGGACAATCTGCGCGAAGGCCTCGCACATGAACTAGATCCAGAGGTCCGCACGCTGCTCGACTCCTGGCCGCAGATCCAGGAGAGCTACGCGGGCAACGACTTGGCCTATGTGGTCCGCGGCAGAGAGATCCAAACGGCGCTCACGCATACGACACCGTCCGGATCTTCCATTCGACGGGTGTCACTGCCGCGCCTGACAGACCATGGCGAGCTGGTCGGCTACCTGCGCGCCGAGAACCTGCCCGGCTACTTCCCGTATACAGCAGGCGTCTTCCCGTTCAAGCGCACCGAAGAGACCCCGACCCGGATGTTCGCTGGGGAGGGCGATCCGGCTCGAACCAACCGTCGATTCCACCTGCTCAGCGCCGGGCAACCCGCAACACGCCTGTCGACAGCTTTCGACTCGGTGACTTTGTACGGGTGCAATCCAGGATCGGCGCCGGATGTCTACGGCAAGGTCGGCACATCCGGGGTATCGGTGGCCACCCTCGATGACATCAAGGAGCTCTATGCAGGGTTCGATCTCTGCTCGCCTTCCACATCAGTATCGATGACCATCAACGGGCCAGCACCCACGATCCTGGCGATGTACCTCAATGCTGCGATCGACCAGCAGCTCGACTCTTTTCGCGACTTGAACTGTCGTGAGCCCGACGCGGACGAGGCAGCAGCTTTGCGGGCCAGTGCACTGTCGACCGCGCGTGGCACGGTGCAGGCGGACATCCTCAAGGAGGACCAGGGTCAGAACACGTGCATCTTCTCCACCGAGTTCTCCCTGCGCTGCATGGCCGATATCCAGCAATGGTTCATCGATCATCAGGTTCGCAACTTCTACTCGGTGTCCATTAGCGGATACCACATCGCCGAGGCCGGCGCGAACCCCTTGAGCCAGCTTGCATTCACCCTGGCCAACGGTTTCACCTACGTGGAGTCCTACCTCGCGCGCGGCATGGCGATCGACGACTTCGCCCCTAGCCTTTCGTTCTTCTTCTCCAACGGAATGGACGCCGAGTACACCGTCCTGGGGCGCGTGGCCCGGCGGATCTGGGCCATCGCCCTGCGCGATCGCTACGGAGCCAGTGACTTGGCCCAGAAGCTCAAGTACCACGTGCAGACCTCCGGTCGGTCGCTGCACGCGCAGGAAATGGACTTCAACGACATCCGCACAACGCTGCAGGCGCTGTGCGCACTCAATGACAACGCCAACTCCCTTCACACCAACGCTTACGACGAAGCGATCACTACTCCGTCAGCACAGTCGGTTCGTCGCGCGCTCGCGATCCAGATGATCATCGACAAGGAGTGGGGCCTTTCGATGAACGAGAACCCGCTCCAGGGCGCATACATCGTCGAGGAACTCACCGAGTTGGTCGAGGCAGCGGTCCTTTTGGAGTTTGAACGGATCTCGGATCGTGGTGGTGTGCTCGGCGCGATGGAGACTGGCTATCAGCGTGGCCGGATTCAGGACGAGTCGATGCTCTACGAGCATCGCAAGCACGATGGCTCGCTTCCCATCATCGGTGTCAACACCTTTCTCAATGACGAAATCGGCCAAGAGGATGTAGTCACCGAGCTGGCACGAGGAACGGAAGAGGAGAAGCAGTCGCAACTGCGTCGTCTGGACCAGTTCCACGATCGCCACCGCGACGATGCGCAGGCGGCCTTGGCACGACTGAAGGCCACTGCGACCGAGGGCGGGAACGTTTTCGAAGGCCTGATGGACGCTGTCCGATACTGCTCACTCGGTCAGATCAGCGAGGCATTTTTCGAAGTCGGCGGCAAATACCGCCGCAGCGTCTGA
- a CDS encoding MarR family transcriptional regulator has protein sequence MTAPHLPFDPIDRAGEHWQEHFGEPSAMMVVTSIMRVQQLLLGALDNALKPHRITFARYEVLVLLTFSRSGFLPLSKIGERLMVHPTSVTNAIDRLEAQGLVRRVPDSVDRRRVLAALTPKGKKVTQQATQSLIDLSFGVTGLDETEMELLYGLLRSLRASAGDFPSQA, from the coding sequence GTGACTGCTCCGCACCTTCCATTTGATCCAATCGATCGCGCTGGTGAACATTGGCAGGAGCACTTCGGGGAGCCTTCAGCGATGATGGTGGTCACATCGATCATGCGCGTGCAGCAACTTCTTCTGGGCGCGCTGGACAACGCGCTGAAGCCCCACAGGATTACCTTTGCCCGCTATGAAGTGCTCGTGCTGCTTACCTTCAGCCGCAGCGGCTTCCTTCCGCTGAGCAAGATCGGCGAGCGTCTGATGGTCCATCCAACTTCGGTCACCAACGCCATTGATCGTCTGGAAGCTCAAGGGCTCGTGCGTCGCGTGCCCGACAGTGTTGATCGACGAAGAGTGCTTGCGGCCTTGACTCCCAAGGGCAAGAAAGTCACTCAGCAAGCCACGCAGAGCCTGATTGATCTGTCGTTCGGCGTCACTGGACTTGACGAGACCGAGATGGAACTTCTCTATGGTCTCCTGCGCTCCTTGCGAGCAAGCGCAGGAGACTTCCCGAGCCAGGCATAG
- a CDS encoding acyl-CoA dehydrogenase family protein, translating to MTGDAEFAHYQLSEDHQIIRAAIRELAELQIAPHAQQVDDSSTFPHASYDALRASDFHAPHIPEQYGGVGADALATCIVIEEVARACASTSLIPAVNKLGTLPLILAASDDVKARYLPPIASGEAMFAYGLSEREAGSDIASMTSSASPDGDDWILSGQKSWITNAGEADYYTVFAVTDPDAKRGSTVSAFVVEKSDEGFTFGGKERKMGIKGSPTRELLFDRVRLPGNRIVGRRGEGLKIALATLDHTRVTIGAQAVGIAQGALDLALDYVKQRQQFGKRLAEFQGLQFMLADMAMQLEAARQLVYVAAAKSERGDQDLTFFGAAAKCFASDVAMKVTTDAVQLLGGSGYVQDYPAERMMRDAKITQIYEGTNQIQRMVMARHLLKDWTAK from the coding sequence ATGACAGGCGACGCCGAATTCGCGCACTACCAACTCTCAGAGGATCACCAGATAATCAGGGCGGCGATCCGCGAACTCGCCGAATTGCAGATCGCACCGCATGCTCAGCAAGTCGATGACTCCAGCACCTTCCCGCACGCGTCCTACGACGCGCTTCGAGCATCTGACTTTCACGCCCCGCATATCCCCGAGCAGTATGGCGGCGTTGGCGCCGATGCGCTGGCCACGTGCATTGTCATTGAGGAGGTCGCTCGAGCCTGCGCATCCACCTCACTCATTCCTGCTGTCAACAAACTCGGGACTTTGCCCTTGATCCTTGCAGCGAGCGATGACGTGAAGGCAAGGTATCTGCCGCCCATTGCAAGCGGTGAAGCCATGTTTGCGTACGGACTATCGGAGCGGGAAGCCGGATCGGACATTGCATCGATGACCAGCAGCGCCTCTCCTGACGGCGATGACTGGATTCTCAGCGGTCAGAAATCGTGGATCACCAACGCCGGTGAAGCCGATTACTACACCGTGTTCGCCGTCACCGACCCCGATGCCAAGCGCGGCAGCACCGTGTCCGCCTTCGTCGTGGAAAAGAGTGACGAGGGTTTCACGTTCGGCGGCAAGGAGCGAAAGATGGGCATCAAGGGCTCCCCCACGCGAGAGCTCCTCTTCGACCGGGTCCGGCTGCCCGGCAATCGCATTGTCGGTCGTCGTGGCGAAGGGCTCAAGATCGCCTTGGCCACACTTGACCACACCCGCGTCACGATCGGCGCCCAGGCGGTCGGGATCGCCCAGGGGGCGCTTGATCTGGCACTTGACTATGTCAAGCAACGCCAGCAGTTCGGCAAGCGCCTTGCCGAATTCCAGGGCCTGCAGTTCATGCTCGCCGACATGGCCATGCAGTTGGAGGCTGCTCGACAACTCGTCTACGTCGCGGCTGCAAAATCCGAGCGAGGAGATCAGGACCTGACCTTCTTCGGCGCTGCAGCGAAGTGCTTCGCCTCCGATGTGGCAATGAAGGTGACCACTGATGCCGTTCAACTTCTCGGTGGTTCGGGATACGTTCAGGATTATCCAGCTGAGCGCATGATGAGGGATGCGAAGATCACTCAGATATACGAAGGCACCAATCAGATTCAACGCATGGTGATGGCACGTCATCTCCTGAAGGACTGGACCGCCAAATGA